The sequence GGATGAAGAGCTTTTCTCAAAGACCCTTCATCAGGTATAGCCATCCTCATTTAACCACCACACTTATCTGCAGCTCAATGTCCGCCTGTTCAAATGTACAAGaccaaaatgtgaaatgtaaatggAGTAGAGCCGAGTTAGTCTCAGTCAGTGGGATGATAGATTATCTAAAGATAGTGTAATGGATTGGCTGGTTTTTCCTTTCTACACAAGTAACTGCTGAGGTCAATGATCAATACCTCCCACCTCATGTTGCCATGGTTACCAAGACAATTTATTTAAGATCTTAACTAACCAACAGCAGCCTTGTGATTGTAAGCATCCTTTGTTATATTAGAAAAGGGATATGATCTGATCACAGAACTAAATCAGAGATCAGAAACTTAAATTCTTAAAAGACCTCAAAGAGGGTAAGCAATCCTTAAATTGAACAATTTCACCACAGGATTGATATCACTCCCACTATACacatcccccctttttttaatgGCTCTGACCAGGGTAACGAATCAATCGAGGACAAACAAGATAGAAAGACGGTCGAACCAGTGCTATCAGAGGAAAAGTCAGTTTTGAACCCAGAGGATAATCACAATATCTGATGCCCCCTACATGGTGACTTTGTAATTTGAGATTCGTAGCCTCAATCCCAATTCCCCCCAGTCCTACCCCTAGTTTTGAAGTGCTGTCTATTGGGTAGTGGCCTTCAGAATGGATTTACAAGGGGTAGGGTTGGAAGTCTTTACCAGGAAATGGGACGACACTCGTTAAgtcatcaccatcatcgttaCAATCTGCTGCTCAGAATTCTATCTGCTCGTTTGCTCAGGAGTCCCTGGAATGTTACAACATGGTTATAACACTATAGAACTATACATTTTAAGCCTGTTGGTTGCTACAATTATCAACTATTATAGTGACAAATCTGACTTAATTTGcaggacagaacaagacagattaATCTATTGACAATAACCAGGGAGCATGTTTACACAGTGGTTATATTTCAGTGTATTCCTGCCCATAGAAATTTCTGCCCTGCCCTGATAATCAGAATTTACTGCTGGTTATTTTTTTAAAGCGTCATATACAGGATATGGAAATAACTACTGTCACTCACAAACTGTCGTTTACACGAAGTTCTGTTGACATCGTGAATAGTGATTTTTCTGAAATGCTTGTTATgatgattcaattcctttgcgtctacattaaactaagatagtTCAACGGATGTAAAAAAATTTGCATGATTATTTGTGTAGATAAACACATATATGGGCTTTTTCCCCCACATCAGTAGATGTGTTCCATGTTACATTCCCTCAGTTTGCAAAGCATTCTTGGAATTTTCTTCTACCACTCCGTTTGGAGGGCCATTTGACCACTACCCCTCGAGCCCCAAAAGAAATGGGACACCCTACCCTACGCAGCCGCATGCAAAACGGAAGGGTAGGGCCAAGCGGGGGAATTGGGATTGGGCCAGAATCTCAGTTTGCCTCCAGAGTCCAGGCATTGCGTGTCGAGTCCAAAGGAACCAGCAGAGTTTTGGTATCGGGCACTGAAATTGGGTCTGGCTGCTGACCTCATGCTGATCCGAGAGCTCCTTTTTCTTCTTGGTGCAGACAGGAAGCTGTTGTAGAGGACGTAGTTGAGACACTGAGGAGGAAAAAACAGTGATCAGGACTCATCATATCACAGAACAGTATCTGGTAGAATTAACAGGTGACCAGAAATTACTATCCACACAATGAATCTCAATCTGTCATAGGGTGGGGGTTGTATTCACAACAGCACATGGGTGCTTGGTGGAGATAAACATCcttccatgtctgtctgtctctcagtgcatctgtctgtcagtctccatTTGTCCTGGTGAAGCCTCAGAGACTTGAAGTCACCAAAATCAAAATACCCTAGGGGCACTAGACTGCCCCTCATGTCATTATTGTTTCAGAGCCAAATGCAGTGACACAACAGAAGCAGTAGTGAGAATCCTGCAGCACCCTGCTGATGGACAGAAAATCCTTCATCCTCAGGGTCATTTGCTCAGTCCCTTATGATATCACATATCAAGAGCTGGGATCAGGTTTTGGGCTCTGATCAATAGAACCAGATTTCTAAATGAGGATATCAGTCAGTAATAAACCTTAAAGGGAAGTATGGACCatagaatttaaaaaaataaatgaaggtCAACATTTTCTCTGTAAATTACTCTTCACCTTACATTAACATATAAATTTAAGGGCTGATACACAGAAGAATCTTAATCCCAACGGAGCCATTTTCAGGACTGACCTGAAATGATgttttaggattagaggcaggatatgttgatttgttgtttttttaaacgaTCAGGATCGAACTATCAGGAGTAATGTTATTGTGGAACATTTTGCACCTGGCGGGAGGAGGAGAGCCCTGGTGTATTACCTCTGAAGAATACGCCAACAAAAATAGCTGATGTGTGCCGATTATGCGATGGATAAGTTTTTCAGATAAAGCAATTTGATAATTGGTGTCcgaaaaaaacaaatcaaaacaattGTACAGTTATCACATTCTTCCTTAAAGCTGCCTGGTTGGTTGGGTAGCAGAATTAAACACAAGATAGGACAAAACGAGGGAAGTTTTACGCTTCTTTCCCCTACACCCATCTGTGCATGATGGTGAAAATGATGATCAAGGACGACATGGGAACTACACATTAGCTCTGGAGAAACTCACTGGACTGATGAAAGGAACTGATTACTTATTAATGGTTACCAGTCGGCAAACAGGCGGAATGTATCCTTTGGATAATGAACTTTCTGAAAATATTCTTTGAATACGATTACAATAATCCACTGGATGAACCAGGCAGGCCTGCCTTATTGCACAATTCAAATCCTCGCTTAAATTTTCCATAATGACAATGTATTTTGCTAGCTAGAGCGCTAGTTTTTTGCTTATCGAGACAGGGACTTTGAAAATGGCAACATACAGAGAGGAAGGGAGAAAACTCAGACTGAAACAGTTGGAACCGATGGGAAGCTTATTAGAACGGTCAACACCCGGCGAATCAGACTAGGGTCTGTGTGACTCCACCGTGGCAGTTCCCTTACTCACCCTGTAGGGGCTGCACCACTGCCTGCTGCTTCTTGGGCTTGGCAGCGGTGGAGGGTTTCCGCTGCAAAGAGGGCACGTCAGTCCTGAACAGTTCTTCTCCCCGACTACTGGACGACGGGTCTCCTGTCAGCCGGTTGAGCAGCAGAGCCCGGCTTTCAAATGCCTTTTGCTTCTCCTTCAACTcctacaaacagacagacagaacagtagCCAGTATTAGAAAATGCAAAGAAACCCTTTGGAATAATGTCCTTTGGAAAGGACTAAATGTTCTATAAAGGTAatatagaatttttttttctaccaACCTCACAGTTTTGTAAAAGAATTTGTAGACTGAAAAGCAGAAATACAAAATGCAATTGTAAAatacatttattcattcatcatcagccgcttctccagggtcgggtcgcggtggcagcaagctaagtagggcactccagacgtccctctccccagcaacaccctccagctcctcctgggggatcccaaagacgttcccaggccagattggacatgtactccgtccagcgagttctgggtctaccccggggtctcctcccagttggccgtgcccggtaaacctccaaaggaaggcgcccaggaggcatcctaatcagatgcccgaaccacctcaaccggctcctttcgacgcaaaggagcagcggctctactctgagctccctccggatgtccgagctcctcgccctatctctaaggctgagcccagacaccctacggaggaaactcatttcagctgcttgtatccgcgatctcacccttttggtcactacccaaagctcatgaccacaggtgagggttggaacgaagattgactggtaaattgagagctttgccttccggctcagctccctcttcaccacaacggtctgatacaacgtccgcattactgctgatgctgcaccagtctgcctgtcaatctcccgctccatcctaccctcactcgtgaacaagaccccgagatacttgaatacTTACATTTAGTTTATATATTGGTAAATTGTAAAATTTATTACAAGAAATTTTTctaacaagatttttttttttatttcaccccATCGCCTGTGTGTACCTGGATCTCCTTGCGGGACTGAGCAACATGTTTGAGGACAGCCAGTCGGTCTTTCTCCTGACAGCCCAACATCAAGTTCTCCAAAGCTATGAGACGGTCCAACACAGACATCTCTGACGGACTGACAAACAAGAAACAGTCAAAGACGGGGGCATAGACAGATGGACAAAGACGGAGGGAGAAACCAACGGATTAAGGCATACAGTAGAATGAGAGAAGAGGCAACAAAGAATGAAACGTAGAAAGGGTGAATGTCACTACCGTATTCATACCATACTGTAGACATTAAAGGGTCATTCCTGTATTTTTAACCCTGGGCCCTATTTTCTCATCATTTGGGgtgtaaacaacaaaaaaagaaaagaaaaaaagtttgtccctattagtcatttagaccccaaatCCTGGGAAAATAGGGCCCAGGATTAAAAATACAGGAATTACACCTTTAAAGTAATAACTCTCCTTCATAAGCATTTAGTTGACAGCTGGTTAGATGAGACTGTGATATCCAAACATCTTGTCTGATAGAGTGAAGCGTTGTCTTGGGGTGTACCCAGCATGCAGTGGATGTGTAAACCAACACATTTGCTGCATGAGGGCCAACCTcctctgaccacacacacacacacacacacacacacacacacacacacacacacacacacacttaaaactcTGAATGTTGAATGAAGCACCAACACAGTGCACAGGGATAGAAAGCAGAACTCTACAAGTATTGAGTGTGTAAAGTCAATAATGGTAGAAGCACAAACAGACTTAAAAGGATAAATctaggttgttgttttttgttttacaacctgggtcctcATTTCATAGTTTTGGTCATCGTGCGTATCTGTTACGATATCATTTTGTTCACCAACTTCGCTGTCGAGATTTGGGATACAGGACCATCCCCTGGGCCCAGCTTTACAACGGCGTCTTACGGGCCAGTGGAACACAAGTGCCGGAGTTCCCGCGAGCCCAAATGAACCCACAGTTCTAAACCATGCACTTGGAAATAAAAACAGAAGTGCACATTGAAAGTCATTACCTGAAATGTCCAAAAGGACTAAAGGTTGATCCAGCTGCTGAGTGACTTCCTGGTCTGCCTTGTAAGAATGACCATCTTACTGTGGGTAGTAGCAACCATTGATAAAACTACCCAGCCAACACATTTGAGAAGTCAAGATAATAGGAAATCAGGTACACGGTCTAACCGAAACACTATGTTCACTTGCCCTGTAAGACACCATtgtagggcatccaggtagcatggcagtctattccattgcctaccaacacgggatttgctggttcgaatctccgtgttgcctccggctaggtcgggcgtccctgcagacacagttggccgtatctgtgggtgccctggtcgctgcactagcacctcctctggttggtgggggtgCCTGTTTGCAGagtagggggaattggggggagtagcgtgatcctcccatgcactacgtccccctggcgaaactcctcatcgtcaggtgaaaagaagcggctggcgactccacgtgtatcggaggaggcatgtggtagtctgcagccctccccagatcagcagagggggtggagcagcgaccaagacggcttggaagagtggggtaattggccggatacaattggggagaaaggggggacccccccccccaaaaaaaagacggcATTGTAAAGCTCCATGTAgcggtggtcccatgtccaagacctccaaaatgaagccagttaATAAATGATGAACGATGACAAAAACTAGGAAAATGAGactcaggttgtaaaaaaaataaataaataattatataATAAGCAGGGGGGAAAAACAGTTTGTCCCTCTGCCCAAGATTCCCCATAAGCAAAGCAGCTAATGAGAGTTGCAGCGAGACGTCTGATTTAAGCATCGGCTACCAACCTCTGGTCTACTGGACGAAGATCACAGCCTGTTTAAGATGCTGCTAGAAAGATGGGATGGGTGAAAATTAAGTGTGACTGTGATTTATTTAGTTTTCAAACTTGTTTTTAGGGCGGTGAAGAGTGACAGCAAAGATAAGAGAGGGTGGAGAGAGATGGGTAGAGCTCAACATCCAACCCAACATCCAACTCTGGAAGTGTTCATGCAAAGCAAAATTTCCACGGGCCGACAGCTTTCTCATGCAGACTAGTAACAAGAAAGTTACAACAGGTCACGAAGCAGATCAACTCTGCTGtgctgaaacccccccccccccaaaaatgacTGCTTTTGATGTCTTATGATTAATTCAAGACATTCTTGCAAAGATTCTGGTTTAAATGGGCATCGGATGCCAGTAGtgtagtgtgtgcatgcatgtcgtCTCTTACTTGTGTGGGTGTGCTTGGGATGAGGAGGCTTCATGCTCATCAGACTTCTTCTCATCTTTGTTCCTCTTTTTCTGAGGCTCAGACTCACAGTCCGCCCTGACCCGTTTCACTGAAGGGGGAAGAAATCTACCACTTAGTATTCCGAGCACTTAGCCAACCCCTGCCTGAGAGATGACATCCTTTCAAAGCAGACTGGCACACAATCAGCCCTGGTTGAACCACAATGGTTCAACAGAAACTAATTCACCCCAGTGCAATTACGAGGTGACCATCAGAGATTTGATTAAGACCAAAAAGGCAGGAAATAATTTCATTAATCCAGCAGAGAAGACACAATCATATTAGGATATTGAAGAAAGCCCCATATACCCAACATTTTCATATTTTCCACTTTGCCCCCGACACCACCGTAACAGTTTACAGCTGTCAAACCAGGAAATATGCCCCTGTTCACCTTGTACCGTGGGGACGGTAAACGTCTCTCTGACAAACGGCTTGTTGACAATCAGCTTCGACTTCGCTGCGAAGTTGAGTGCACTGAATGTGTCAAAGTAGTACTTGTACTCGGGTGCAATGTTGGTGATCATGACGGAGTGGGCGGAGCCTCCAAGCGAGTCCTGCAGGAGACGGGTCAGCTTGCTGTCGCGGTATGGCACTCGGCCCGCGGACCCAGAGTTGAGCGAGTCCACTACCTTGCTGAGGGTGAACAGTGACAGATTGATGGCACCACTCTCCTTTAGACGGAGACCCTGGTTCCCCGTACGGCGGTTGTCCTCTGAACCGGCCAGGTCCACGAGGTACAATTTTCCTGTTTGCTGACGCTGAGGCAAAGAGCGCTGGCTCCGCACcacctgggagagagagagggtggtgagTGACAGTCAGGATCATCGGATGGGTGGGGTTAAGTTGGGTTTCTGAAGGATGATGGGAGGACATTAAACAGAAAAATTACAGCAGGAGGTCATGCGATCAACAGAGGGAGAGGATTGTTGTTATAGTAACCATACGCGTCAGAACCTGAAGGAATGAAAGAAATGATAGCAAAAACCCATATATCAGCAAAACTGCTTTGTGTGAGGAAAAAtttgaagattttttttattttttatccccccccccttttttttccccccctaaattgtatctggccaattaacccacttttctgagccatcccggtcaatgctccaccccctctgccgatccggggagggctgcagactaccacatgtctcctccgatacaggtggagttgccagccgcttcttttcacctgacagtgaggagtttcaccagagggacgtagcgcgtgggaggatcacactatttcccccaatccccccccgaacaggtgccctgaccgaccagaggaggtgctggtgcagctaccaggacacatacccacatctggcttccctcccgtagacacggccaattgtgtctgtagggacacccaaccaagccggtggtaacacggggattcgcaccaccatccccatgttggtagacaatggaatagaccgccatgccacccgtatGCCCCTGAAGAATTATTTTAACCACACTGTGACAAGAAAAGCTTTTATGAACTCAAAGTAATGCAAGTAGAGATGGGCAATATTGACAAATACAAATATATGTTTGACTGAAAAACGTAATAATGTAATTAATAAAGATAACACACAAGAAATGTTTGAGAAATGACCATTAGTAATGTGGCTATGATGACCAGGCAGGTAGAGACATTCAATGTTAATTTCACTCAGCTGAAACAGCTGAATAAAGTTCTGAAAATTGTAtggctttactgtaatgcagcctttccgACTAGGGAAATACAACATTTAAGTTACATCACAATAACCCTAACCCCAGACAATGTGGTTTCACGTTATGATAGATATTATATATTGACCACCTTCATTTATATGCTTTTACCACAAACAGATCAAAGTAGAAAAGTAGAATAGCATCGTTCGATTCAAAAATTAATGCAGAATCACTTATTTTGTCCCCGTGCCTGCATTTTCCCAACAGCAGAAGCCAGTGAGAGGAGCAGCAGAGACAGCTGTGCTTTTAGCATCGGCTACCAAATCATGGCCTACTGCACCAAGACCATGACCTGTTAAGATGCTTTTAGCCCAACATTCACCAAGCTAGCACAGCCCAAGTTACTATCAACCTGTGATGCTGGCAGGAAACCCTCACCTAACAAACCTATCCCTCAGTATgtgcgtgtttttgtgtgtacACGTGTATCAGACCTTGATGAGGAGGATGGCGTGTGAGCGGCTGGAGCGCTGGTTGAGTTTAGTGGAGGCGGTGGTCCGGTTTAGGCTCGCAGGGATAAAGTGGAGGTCAAAGTCTGAGAAGGAAGAGAGTGGCATGTGGGTGAGACCTGGAATCAGGATGTtcctccctctgtcttctctaatTGGCAGGTCCTGAGAACCAGGACACAGCAGGTCCAACACCTGGGTGGGGAGATAGACACACCAAGAGAGATAAGAGTCAGACAAAGTCAGAGACACGGAGAGCAAGAGTAATTataaagaggaaggagagaggaagggatAAAGTTAAGGTGTAAGTAAGAGAGAAAGTGAGTTAGTTTGATTAAGGGAGAGAATAAGAGAAAAGGACTGTGAAAAGGTGCCCGTTAGTATGCTAGAAAAACTGGCTGTCCCGTTGGCACAGAGCAGTACAGGTTCATATAAGACCTAAAAAAAAATACCTGTACAATACCTGTGTATTTTACATGTTGTCCAGTCACAGTTAATAGGTTAAGAAACTATCACCATTATATCTGCTCCATTACATGAATCCTGGAGTTGAAGTGGATATACCTAGGAatgggtatcgttaagattttaacggTACCACTACTCTTACCGATACCGTTTATCGAGccggtactttaacggtactcaCGTCGGTTCTTTTTGGTATTTtttaaagagaaaaaacaaattaTGAACAGAATTATCTTGGCTTTATTTTCTCCTGTCTGGACAGAGCAtgacttttaatcattaacccgtgtttgtataatttagttaactctgtgtgggctctaggctgctagcatacataacatacctgaggtggatgggacaACGACATGAACTACAAAATAGGCAGTTGAAAACTGCATTTCTCCCCCTGTATGTGATGTACTAGATGTTTCGAAAGATTACATGTGTTTCTGTCCTTACATGCagaagacttgttgcacttgcgGCTACcagcattgtcagcatcgactccagtgaagtacaaccagacttttgaccgttCAGTTCTCGctccgccattgtcactaagagcaggctctTTGGTTCTGTGTGTTTGCAtctgagagagaggcagagagagctagccccccccccctctgctcgcAAATACGACAACAGGctccgagagcgagagagagagcgagatatctTTCCTCTGGATTGGGAATATTGaaaattcattcatcttcagccgcttctccggggtcgggtcgtggtggcagcaagctaagtagggcactccagacgtccttctccccagcaacactctccaggtcctccagggggatcccaagccagattggacatgtagtccctcc is a genomic window of Lampris incognitus isolate fLamInc1 chromosome 17 unlocalized genomic scaffold, fLamInc1.hap2 SUPER_17_unloc_1, whole genome shotgun sequence containing:
- the kif22 gene encoding kinesin-like protein KIF22, encoding MAQRVAAPDGGSKRTSRVRVAVRLRPYMEDKGEGHCVRGLDSQNLEIINWRNATETVKYHFDEFHGEQTTQQEVFRSSVKPILPHILNGQNASVFAYGPTGAGKTHTMLGNPKQPGVIPQAVHEVFSLVEAKEREDDGWDYSAGMSYLEIYNEKVLDLLCPGSQDLPIREDRGRNILIPGLTHMPLSSFSDFDLHFIPASLNRTTASTKLNQRSSRSHAILLIKVVRSQRSLPQRQQTGKLYLVDLAGSEDNRRTGNQGLRLKESGAINLSLFTLSKVVDSLNSGSAGRVPYRDSKLTRLLQDSLGGSAHSVMITNIAPEYKYYFDTFSALNFAAKSKLIVNKPFVRETFTVPTVQVKRVRADCESEPQKKRNKDEKKSDEHEASSSQAHPHNPSEMSVLDRLIALENLMLGCQEKDRLAVLKHVAQSRKEIQELKEKQKAFESRALLLNRLTGDPSSSSRGEELFRTDVPSLQRKPSTAAKPKKQQAVVQPLQVSQLRPLQQLPVCTKKKKELSDQHEEPEGKENGKVLSWDSHLDGSLVEQSRQKILQILNTGSLKELKGLQQIGVKKAKLILGWREINGHFIEVEDLKNIEGITEKRFSSFMKANILSAMGK